In one window of Vulpes vulpes isolate BD-2025 chromosome 1, VulVul3, whole genome shotgun sequence DNA:
- the PRR18 gene encoding proline-rich protein 18 → MPQRCPLTPGGSAAPASRRPEGTGRVSRTFPPTGEDPPRAQDTPGPLPAPLDENGPEAGGGRREAGRVRGRPAPRGRAPGVVAATAAGHPLGHPPGRRRPRAPPPAGASRSAGAGCWLGRGGAGRGGGADPGPGRGGGRPLTAARVPPARPEPPGGPMPPPPAPPPAPAARRRPPERPEAPRSCSWPSSSLGRPPARRAPPGPAGAPAPAAPRGPLSATPEAVLLLQRRHLQKPLLAPPARPRPPPSPSPSAAAPAPAPARRQPGPRPRAPPGPHPGPGPGPRPRRPQAPPPRAALPVSLLNERHRYDDVEYEDAEAPPRDDGLVRRCTEWLRGVEAAARARDRAGPLDALPHLSTL, encoded by the coding sequence ATGCCCCAGCGCTGTCCCCTGACACCGGGCGGGTCCGCGGCCCCGGCTTCCCGCCGTCCTGAGGGCACCGGGCGGGTGTCAAGGACTTTCCCTCCCACGGGCGAGGACCCGCCTCGGGCTCAGGACACCCCCgggcctctccccgcccccctggaTGAAAACGGCCcagaggcgggaggcgggaggcgggaggcgggcagagtccgcggccgccccgccccgcgcggtcGGGCCCCGGGTGTGGTCGCAGCAACAGCCGCCGGACACCCGCTGGGACACCCGCCGGGACGCCGGCGGCCGCGCGCTCCTCCTCCCGCGGGCGCGTCCCGCTCCGCCGGGGCGGGCTGctggctggggcggggcggggcggggcggggcgggggcgcggatccgggcccggggcggggcggggggcgcccacTGACCGCCGCGCGAGTCCCTCCGGCGCGCCCTGAGCCTCCGGGCGGCCCCATGcctcccccgcccgcgcccccgcccgcgcccgccgcccggagGAGGCCCCCCGAGCGGCCCGAGGCGCCGCGGTCCTGCTCCTGGCCCTCCAGCAGCCTGGggcggccgcccgcccgccgcgcgccccccggccccgcgggagcccccgcgcccgccgccccgcgcggccCGCTGAGCGCGACCCCCGAGGCCGTCCTGCTGCTCCAGAGGCGCCACCTGCAGAAGCCGCTGCtggcgccgcccgcccgcccgcggcccccgccctcgccctcgccctcggccgcggcccccgcccccgcccccgccaggcgccagcccgggccccggccccgcgcgccccccggcccccaccccggccccggccccggcccccgcccccgccgcccgcaggCCCCGCCGCCGCGCGCCGCGCTGCCCGTGTCCCTGCTCAACGAGCGGCACAGGTACGACGACGTGGAGTACGAGGACGCCGAGGCGCCGCCGCGGGACGACGGCCTGGTGCGCAGGTGCACCGAGTGGCTGCGCGGCGTGGAGGCGGCTGCCCGGGCGCGCGACCGCGCGGGGCCCCTGGACGCGCTGCCGCACCTGAGCACGCTGTGA